The genomic stretch CAAGTAGTCATCCAGAACAGAAACAAACGTGATATCCAAGCAACCCATACTTCCAATATCCGGTGTGGGAACCACTCCCACCAACAAGACGTTAACCTCATGTCTCGATATTCATACCAGAAATCAATCTTCGTACTGTATCCCCACTTAAACTAAGCTTCGATATCACAAGAACGCAGGCGTATCTTCCCTTACCAAAACCAGCCCGCCTCTCTTCCCAACACTGCCTTCCGGCACAGGTGTTTTCTCCCGCTCCTTCAGAAAGCGGTCGGCCATTCGCTGTCCTGGGGTAACGCTCCCGCTACGATCGCCATCAATCACACTGTCGATGACTCTTTCCAACGCATCTGGAATTGGTTCTTTAGTCATGGCTAGAGAACTTGACGAGGTTTTGACATGCAATGTTGGCTGTCGCACGCCTGCACTAGCATGTTGCGGTGCTGCATTGAGTCCTCCGAGACCATTCGTACCGCGCAAGTCAAAAGCGCTTCTTGGTCGTCGGGCGAGCTTCTCGGGAGAAACGGGCCGCATTTTCACGCGTACTCGCGGACGTAGTGGTGTCGCATTTGGATCTTGTTGCAATTTTGTAGCGTTCATCTCAGGTGTCTTCGCGATGTTCTGGTCGGCGTATGATGAATTGCGGTTCAAGGGTGACGAGCATAATAGCTGCTGCGAATTTGTTCGAGGTGTAACACCCAGAGGTGATGCGGCAGGCTGCCTCTGATCGCGCGAAATCGGTGGTGTGATGTTCTCCTTCCTCTTTAGCTGCGCGTCACTTCTCTTCAACGCTGTTGTGGGAGCGCGTCTCGACGTTTCATCCGTTGAAGGAGCTGAGATGTCGGCGTTGAGCCTTGCGCCGGGCGTTGACTTGAAAGATTTCAAAGATTTCAAGGAAGCGACGCTTTCAGTGGCCGATTTCGAATTTCGGGAACATAAGCTGTTGCTACTTGAGCGTCGACCAGTGTCTAGAAAAGGAAAACGATCATTCATTGCGGGAGATTTTGGCGTCTCAAAGCCTAAACGCGAAGTGGAAACGCGGCATCTCGATATTGAAGGCGAAGACTCTGCATTGGAAAGCCGTGCGGAGCCTATTTGAGATTTTCTGCGCGACTCAATACTTCCGTATGCTCTCACTGTGGGGCTGTAGCTGACAGCGTCTTCCTTTAAACTATCAATGCGCGGTTTGTGTCCCTTGGAGACCGGTGTCCCTCCCAAGGCACCGTTTTGGGGTTGGTGGTCCAGATCTGGCTGATCATCGTCCACATGAGGCACTTTGATACTCGCTATTGGTTCAATATCTGCTCTGGGTGTATTGGTGTTGTGAGATGCTTGCAGAACTACAGTCGTGTCATCCTGCTCAGTAAATGAAGTGCCTGCGGAGTCTTGACCTCTCTTCGAGGGTGTTGTGTATTGATCATCGATCCGGAGATCCTCCTGACTGGTGAGTTCCATACCTGAAATTTCATGGGAAAGCCAAGCCCTCCAATCACGACTAGCACAATCTGGCCCACGTTGACGCGGCGAGGGGGTTCCTACCACGTAGCTTCGTACAGAATGGGATGTGAGAATCACAGCCGAGCCGCCATCATGCGATCTATCCAGATCGTTTGGGCCATTAAAAGACATGACGCTGTCGTTGGGAAGTATACTGACGCCATCGGTGTTGCGCGAATATATGCTGGGTGACATTGGTGTCATCGAAGCTTGAGGAACTGGCGACCCCTGGACTTTCGGTGATTCTGGTAATCCGTGAGCAATTTGAGTCTGCACCGTACCGGTATCTAATGATGCTGCTTGGCTCCCTTCAACGCTAGATTGCTGTGTTTTTCGAGTTTGCTGATCAAAAGTTGTGATGTCGTAAATTTTACTTGTCTCACGGGGGAACTGGAGGTGCTCGGCCTCATCAAGAGAGTTGTTCCAGCGATCTTTTGCCCTCTCAACGCGCTTTTCAATCTGCGAAGCCGAGGGAGTGAATATTTGAGTTGTATGATCCTTATCAGCATCATCACTTGTATCGCCGCCGTCCTCAGAGTCAGATGTAGCCACATTCGAAGGAGTATTTTCATCATGTTTGTTGATGTTATTGGCGTCGTCTACATTCGCGGTGACATCAGGATCAGGAGACGAGTGTTGTCTGGGTGTCACGGTGCGAATGGTGGACCTTATCGCCCTGCCAAGAGACTTGATTGTGCTGGTCTTACTTTGAGTACTTTGAGCTGTAGCGGGTCGGCGAGATGGTGGTCGCTGTTCTAGTTCGGTACTGCTTCGAAGATGGCGACTGCAACTGGAGTGTAGTTCTCGCGTCTGAACCTGAAGTTTTGTCGTACTCGACTCAAAGACATCGCTTTCCGCGCCTGGTGTTCCTTCGATGAGGCCTGCTGATGTTTGAGATGGCTTGGATGTTCCCATTTCTCGCATCAACGCAGAGAAGACGCGTTTGGCGTCGATGGGTGTAGGTACCTCTTCCACAAGGCTTTCCATGGGCATGGGATCACGGAAAGAAGCGAGTGGTGGAAGAGGCATAGACTTCCTCCTTACTGCTATCGCAGAGGCGATACGGTCTGCTTCGCTACCGATACTGTCTTTGGATTCGTGGATGACAGTCATCCGCTTCATGGCTCTTTGCGTCAGTGTATCTTCGGTTGAAGAAGTTCCCCAGCTCGTCACCCGAGATGTGGGTACATGCGGTACGTGTACTTCACTATGAAGACTACGGTTACTGCGTCCACTTCCAGTGCTGTTGCTTCGAGATCCAGATCGTAGATAGACGGGGCGATTCCCTTCACTAGATGGAGTACGGGCGCGGATGCGCTGCAATGTCTCCTGATCAGGTGGCGGTATAGCATATGTCTCATCCACTGATGGTGGTCCGATACGTGCAGTGTGGAAGTAGTCTCGACTGGCATCGATCTGTTGAACAGGAAGATTGGCCGACTTCGCTGACGTTCGCCGGAAAACTTTCCGAATTTTGCTCTTCAAAGATCCAGAAAATGACCGCTTCTCTTTGATGTCCTGCGGTGGGACGAAGTCGTTCAATGTGAGGTCTGTCGTTGAATCGTCAGGCGTGTGCTGACTGCTCGCACAGATAGATTGCGCGCCGGATAAGGTCCGCTTTCCCTTTTCCTTCCCCTTGTCCTGTCTCTTCTTGAAGGGTGCTAAGAACATTGAAGGTTTATGCTTGATCGCCTTCTGTTGGAAACCTTGCAGGTAGTCATCTCGCGCCTTATCTAATGTAGCGTCGAGTCCAACGGTGACAGGTAGGCGCGGACCGGCCAGGGGGGACGGCCCAAGAGTACGATTCGGTACATATACAGGCGATGGTTCCGATATTGGAATGATCCCGACTGTAGGTGGTGTGGTAAGATACTTCGCGGGCGGCCGTGCTATAGGCGATCCTGTCTGCACACTGCTTGCATAATACATGGATCGTGCCTTCCGTATCTGCTGCGAGGTGATCGAGGTTGAAGCATTCGGCCGAAGAGGTTTTGGCTGGGAGCTGGGCCTGGCACTTTCGCTAAAGGTGATGGAAGGCTGTGTAGATAATTGCCGGGGTGGTGGAGATGACCCCTCGACGGTAGGAGTAGGATAGAAGGGCGGAAACTGCTCGGTGTTCTGTTCCGTATCCGCTTCTGAAGCCTGTGACCGAAATTGACTGCGTGTATTCTCTTGAACCTTTGGTCGCTGCGTGGAACGCAAACTTGACTCGCGCGGTGGAAAGTGGCTACCTTGCGACATGAGAGACTTGCGGCTGGTATTGCTCTTGGATCTGGAGACTTCAGAGTTACGTTTCCCGCTGTGGTCTGCTACATCTTGGAGTTGTGCTCGTGCGAAAGCAGCTGTAGCAGCAGCCAAGGCTTGCTGCTTGACTGCATCCAGATCCAAGGAGTCAGTGACAGATGTAGGACGCTTGTGGACCGTCGATGTAGATTTGGAGCGACGAAGACGAGTACCTGCGTCGCTATTCGCACGGGCAAGCATCGTGACGGCAGAATAAAACTATCGATTGCAGAAGTAGAGTGGTAAGAGGGTGGGACCAACTTAGCATAGCAGTGCTAAAGACTTGTTGACGGCATGTAGCAAAAGCAGCGGCAGTGAAGCACGGCCTGCGGTATGGTTGTAGTCAAATGGCAAAGATGTCGAGCAAAAGCCACCGCTCTAAGCGGCTGTCGCATTGCTTGAGCCGCCTTCTTCGCTCTTGAGGCTTTACAGTGACTGTTCGCTTATGTGCGGCAAGACGCACCCATGGTCGCCCGCAACGCTCCTGCACTTCGCCTGAAGTATAGCCAACGTTGGAGTATTGATGTTATGATAAGTTATTGGGGCATGTAATTGCAGTTCAACTATTCTATCACAGGGGATTTCTGCTTCTAGTGATATCCTCACGCTCGAGCATAGCTGTCGGCCTTTCCTCATCGAAAATATCATCGTCCTCACTGTGCACTTCAATGTAAGCAGGCTCCTTGTCCTTCACGTCGATGGCAAATGTCGCCACAGTCATGAAGGCGAATACAACAACAGAACCCAGGAAAGGCAGCCCAAGCCATGCACTGCCCATGTCCATACCAATCTCGAAGAGCTCGTTCAACAGCGGTCCAGCAACCATTGAGCCAATGGCCTCAGCCATGGCAAGTGTGCTCATCAGCTTACCCACGTTTGGGCTCGATTGACCGCCAATGACGTGAATGGAAACAGAGCGCATAGCGGCACTATAACCGGTACCCATGTTAAAGACAAGAAGGCCAATGATCAGAAGACCAGGCTGTGCGGCAACACCCATGATCAAGAAGGAAATAGTGGTCAAAATGATGGAGCCACGTGCAAGATAACAGTCGGCCCAGTGGCTCGGAAGCCGGAGTCTTTTCAAGAGGATGTAGTTGACCAGTGGAAGAATGGTTGCCACTACAACAAGATTTGTACCTGCACGAAACGAGGTCAGGTACGCCGCCTTCTTGATCTCCCAGGTGTAGCGTTTCGAGGCGTAGCGAACGAGGAGACCCATGGCTTGTCTGCCCAGTCTATGAATCAAGAATGTGAAAACGACCAGTGCTACTGTCCAATCATCTCTAAGGAAGTGGACCGTGGCTTGGAAGTTGCGTATCTGCGAGCGCCAGTGAAAGTCGCTGGTTGTCGGCTGGAGCTCAAAAGTTTGCAAATCTCTATCTTTGGGCTCCGGGAGATCGCGCAGGTGCAATGTTTCCGGTAAGAACAATGCGATCATTGCACCAGAGACCTGTATTCCCATAGCCAGCATAAGTGGCAGCCAATCCCCACTCTCCATCAGTCGCGCAGCCAAAATGGGTGCCACCATCTCTGAGACAAGAACGCAGGCTGTCACGTATAGGAAGATGGTAGTTCGCTTTTCGGGGGGCGCGATGTCGGACATCATGGTGATACCGATCGCTATGGCTACCATGGGGCCGCCGCCGATGACAAGGAAGGCGCTCGAGAACCAGGTCAATTGCAAGGGAAGAGAGGTGAAATAGCCTGCTTGTGTGTCAGTACTGAATCCTATGCCCATCTCCTCGGCCTACTCACAAATCATCAGTCCCCAGGCAAAACTCAGCAGTAAGCCCGCCAGACTGGCTATGAAGACCCACTTCCTGCCCACCCGATCAGCCAAGGCCCCGTAAGGTACTGCTAAGAATATGCCTGGCAGAGCATCAAACATGTCCTGCCAGCCGAAGATGCTGGCCAGTCGCTGCTGTACCCTATCTACTTTGCAGAGCTTCTCAGGTATGATTCCATCCGCGGGTATCACGGAAGGGTCGGCTTCGCGGTAGTACTTGAGACATATGTTCGCTTCGAATATACGCGTCTGAGGCGGGTTGGCGATGAAGACACCCATATCAACGACGGTGATCATGGCGCAAATAAGGAATGCAAATAGCGCCCATGGCTTCTTGCGAGCGACTGGCGGCGGGCTGTGGACCGGTTCTAGGGGTGGGAGAAGCGTCTCTCCTTCTGCGAATGTCTCGCAGTACTCGATAGAGTTGCGCGGCGATTCCAAAGGCACAGCCATTGCAACGGCTTCCACTAATACGGTGTGAGGAGCGATGGGGAGAAAGGGGATATTGCAGACACGAATAATCCCGAGTAGATGTGTAAGACGGCCGATCAGGTTGCCGAAAGCGGCACATAGGCATGTGAGTTAGTCGCTGTTATTAGCCAGAatcaagaagaagacgaggtCTGTACATATAGTACGCAAGCCATTCCATAATGCAGGCGATGTCGTAAGGGCTGTGAAACGCCCATATTGATATCGAGTCCAGGCGTGGAACGCCAGGTGTCGCGTCGGCGGCCTTGTTTACGTAAGCATCTTCCGCCTCAGTTTATGCTTCACGACATCGTCCGACACAACCCCACCTCAGCCTCAGCCCCAATCCTGCCAGTCAAAATATTTCGCCCTTCAGAGCGCTTGGCGCAGAAAGAGTCGTCTGATTGATCAGGATATAATGGGGCCATTTGCTCATTTGGCTATATTTACACAGTCAGTGGACATGAACAACATAGTTCTTTCAGTAGAATCACGGCAGCCTGGCATTGTATCCACTACAACCAAAGTTCTACCTCAACACAGTTCCCTCAGGGGAAAAAGGATAGCCTGAATGCTCATTTTGAGATCAGTTCGGGCTGGAAATAGACTCAGTAGTAGTCAGTAGAATCAGCTTAGCCTGTATCCTCATATTTGCGGTCAACCTGGGTTGGAGTAGATGTAGTGACAGTAGCATTGAAATTGAGTTCTCTATGTTTACTAACTAATTCCTTGTTTGTTAAAGCTGACAGCAAAACACTTTTCGGTGTTGATGCGACAACTTCTGGCTCGCAAGATTACCTACTTTTCGTCGTGTAATATTAGTATTGCTATAGCTGTAGTATAGGAACCAAGTGAATTATAGACTATGTGTAAGTAGTTGAGTGAAATCGCAAATTGCAATCGCCACAGTTCCAGAGGTAATAGGCTTGCGATCGCAAGTTGCCCAGGAAGGTCGACATAATCATTCGGGAACGGTCACTCAGCTGACTATACTATGAAACACGACGTCAGTGCTTGGAGGGATAGCGCAGCTATCACGTTACTTACTAACAGCAATTTACGCAAGAGCAAGCA from Pyrenophora tritici-repentis strain M4 chromosome 1, whole genome shotgun sequence encodes the following:
- a CDS encoding ProP, Permease major facilitator superfamily, whose protein sequence is MAVPLESPRNSIEYCETFAEGETLLPPLEPVHSPPPVARKKPWALFAFLICAMITVVDMGVFIANPPQTRIFEANICLKYYREADPSVIPADGIIPEKLCKVDRVQQRLASIFGWQDMFDALPGIFLAVPYGALADRVGRKWVFIASLAGLLLSFAWGLMICYFTSLPLQLTWFSSAFLVIGGGPMVAIAIGITMMSDIAPPEKRTTIFLYVTACVLVSEMVAPILAARLMESGDWLPLMLAMGIQVSGAMIALFLPETLHLRDLPEPKDRDLQTFELQPTTSDFHWRSQIRNFQATVHFLRDDWTVALVVFTFLIHRLGRQAMGLLVRYASKRYTWEIKKAAYLTSFRAGTNLVVVATILPLVNYILLKRLRLPSHWADCYLARGSIILTTISFLIMGVAAQPGLLIIGLLVFNMGTGYSAAMRSVSIHVIGGQSSPNVGKLMSTLAMAEAIGSMVAGPLLNELFEIGMDMGSAWLGLPFLGSVVVFAFMTVATFAIDVKDKEPAYIEVHSEDDDIFDEERPTAMLEREDITRSRNPL